The following coding sequences are from one Candidatus Syntrophosphaera sp. window:
- a CDS encoding pyridoxamine 5'-phosphate oxidase family protein, with protein sequence MEERIIALLKPTQMVHLATCESGQPRLRPMTMIYLDGSFYFATGAADSKCAQIAANHRAEFCLLLKKETNSGYLRGSGMLRQVDDLGLRKEVADFAPFLLDYWQGPADPAFRLFVMDLKQLRYMKPGDDYEVVTDH encoded by the coding sequence ATGGAAGAAAGAATAATCGCATTGCTCAAACCCACTCAAATGGTGCATCTGGCCACCTGCGAAAGCGGCCAGCCCAGGCTGCGGCCGATGACCATGATTTATCTGGACGGCAGCTTCTATTTTGCCACCGGGGCTGCGGACAGCAAGTGCGCCCAGATCGCGGCAAATCACAGGGCGGAATTTTGCCTCTTACTGAAAAAGGAAACCAATTCCGGTTATCTGCGCGGAAGCGGAATGCTGCGGCAGGTCGATGACCTGGGCCTCAGGAAGGAAGTGGCGGATTTCGCCCCATTCCTTCTCGACTATTGGCAGGGGCCGGCAGATCCAGCATTCCGTCTGTTTGTGATGGATTTGAAGCAGCTCAGGTATATGAAACCCGGGGACGATTATGAGGTAGTAACAGATCATTGA